In the Methanobacteriaceae archaeon genome, one interval contains:
- a CDS encoding DUF2769 domain-containing protein — translation MSIDFSMGNIKKCLCMRCPVQMESQCVKDKEKIMILMTQQDLDSPMRMDEERVPGLYCSTGRAICNDINVHQICRCNECSVWMGNRLDKKEISKYFCINGKAK, via the coding sequence ATGTCAATTGATTTTAGCATGGGGAATATAAAAAAATGTCTTTGTATGAGATGCCCAGTGCAGATGGAGAGCCAGTGCGTTAAGGATAAAGAGAAAATAATGATTCTAATGACTCAACAAGATCTGGACAGTCCTATGAGGATGGATGAAGAAAGAGTTCCAGGTCTTTATTGTTCCACTGGAAGGGCCATTTGTAATGATATAAATGTCCATCAGATCTGCAGATGTAATGAATGTTCCGTTTGGATGGGGAACCGATTGGACAAAAAAGAGATATCTAAATACTTTTGTATCAATGGAAAGGCCAAATAA
- a CDS encoding flavodoxin family protein, whose product MKITCIKGSPRKNANSSIIADKLLNQLEKPGNEIKTFELNKLNYKGCQGCRGCFTRAEKCTINDDLQDVLESVKESDVMVLASPVYYGDITSQAKAFVDRTYSYYVPDFLTNPNPSRLNPGKMMVMILSQGNPDEEAFNDIFPRYSYFFQRHAFNDRFLIRACGVREEGEVLKREDVLQQVKKVAEDLL is encoded by the coding sequence ATGAAAATAACCTGTATCAAGGGAAGCCCCCGTAAAAACGCTAATAGTTCTATAATTGCGGATAAACTTTTAAATCAATTGGAAAAGCCAGGAAATGAAATAAAAACCTTTGAATTGAATAAATTAAATTACAAAGGATGTCAGGGGTGCCGAGGATGTTTTACCCGTGCTGAAAAATGTACCATCAATGATGACCTGCAGGATGTTTTAGAATCTGTCAAAGAATCTGATGTCATGGTGCTGGCCTCTCCGGTGTATTATGGTGATATAACTTCCCAGGCCAAAGCATTTGTTGATAGAACATATTCTTATTATGTGCCTGATTTTTTAACTAATCCTAATCCCAGTAGATTAAACCCCGGAAAAATGATGGTAATGATTTTATCTCAGGGAAATCCTGACGAAGAAGCTTTTAATGATATTTTTCCGAGATACAGTTACTTCTTCCAGAGACATGCCTTTAATGATAGGTTTTTAATTAGAGCTTGTGGTGTGAGGGAAGAAGGAGAAGTTTTAAAAAGGGAAGACGTACTGCAACAGGTCAAAAAAGTTGCCGAAGATCTTTTATAA
- a CDS encoding flavin reductase family protein produces the protein MKKSLGPKVFGFPAPVFIVGSYNENGQANVMNVAAAGTCCLSPPCVYVSLREATHTYHNIIRNKAFTISIPFQEQVVEADYFGIASGKNTDKFEVTGLTPVKSDLVHAPYVDEFSVVMECQLKDKVILGSHTMFIGEVIDLKADEDVTTKIKIKSDLELLKVDLEKSKPFIYDLSLRGYYKLGEKIGNGFSDGLKYFKK, from the coding sequence ATGAAAAAAAGTCTAGGGCCTAAGGTATTTGGCTTCCCAGCCCCAGTTTTTATAGTGGGTTCTTATAATGAAAATGGACAGGCCAATGTAATGAATGTTGCCGCAGCAGGGACTTGCTGTTTGTCACCGCCATGTGTTTACGTTTCTCTAAGAGAGGCTACTCACACTTACCACAATATTATAAGAAATAAAGCATTCACCATTAGTATACCTTTCCAAGAGCAAGTTGTTGAGGCGGATTATTTTGGCATTGCTTCGGGCAAAAATACAGATAAATTTGAAGTAACGGGATTAACTCCTGTAAAAAGTGATTTGGTACATGCACCCTATGTTGATGAGTTTTCAGTGGTCATGGAATGCCAACTGAAGGATAAAGTTATTTTGGGCTCGCACACTATGTTTATTGGTGAAGTCATTGATTTAAAGGCTGATGAGGATGTAACCACAAAAATCAAAATTAAATCTGATCTGGAGCTTCTTAAAGTCGATTTGGAAAAATCTAAACCATTTATCTATGATTTATCTTTAAGGGGTTACTATAAATTGGGTGAAAAGATAGGTAATGGTTTTTCTGATGGTTTGAAATATTTTAAGAAATAA
- a CDS encoding flavodoxin domain-containing protein has translation MKALVVYGTRYGTAAEIAEEITRTLKEEGVETDLLDSRGLKEWDVTPYDLVIVGSGIKISKWTKGARKFLDKNKSALVDRKVALFVSCGAANKEESRAEGQEKYLDDVAQKHLIKEPVATGLFGSTFDPDSKQGFLYKQVMKSVKKDLEKQGIDVSKPVDYRDWDEIRAWTRALAD, from the coding sequence ATGAAAGCACTAGTAGTTTATGGAACAAGATATGGTACTGCCGCAGAAATTGCTGAAGAAATAACCCGCACATTAAAAGAAGAGGGTGTTGAAACCGATTTACTGGATTCTAGGGGACTAAAAGAGTGGGATGTTACTCCATATGATTTGGTAATTGTGGGAAGTGGAATAAAGATTAGTAAATGGACGAAGGGAGCTAGGAAGTTCTTGGATAAAAATAAATCTGCTTTAGTTGATAGAAAAGTGGCCCTTTTTGTATCTTGTGGGGCGGCTAATAAGGAAGAATCTCGTGCAGAAGGACAGGAGAAATATCTGGATGATGTGGCTCAGAAACACTTGATTAAAGAGCCAGTGGCCACAGGACTATTTGGAAGTACTTTTGATCCTGATTCCAAGCAAGGTTTCTTATACAAACAGGTAATGAAGTCCGTTAAAAAAGATTTGGAAAAACAAGGCATTGATGTTAGCAAACCTGTTGATTACCGTGATTGGGATGAGATAAGGGCCTGGACTCGAGCTCTAGCAGATTAA
- a CDS encoding MarR family transcriptional regulator, with amino-acid sequence MKEIDDVMADQPFVERLEMEKYILVILFLIQQRWGYIINKEFAKDNITTKQWLLLVILGNAFDHDPSMQEMAEAMSTTHQNVKQLASRLQDSGFLKIERDPRNKRILRLKFTEQCYKYWRKRDEEDIESITNLFNVLDDEEVISLFGIMNKLEKFSQIQYNESKTNK; translated from the coding sequence ATGAAAGAAATCGACGATGTTATGGCTGACCAACCATTTGTTGAAAGGCTGGAGATGGAAAAATACATACTAGTAATTTTATTTCTAATCCAGCAGCGATGGGGCTATATCATAAACAAAGAATTTGCCAAAGATAACATAACCACTAAACAATGGCTATTATTGGTAATTCTGGGCAACGCCTTTGACCATGATCCATCCATGCAGGAAATGGCGGAGGCTATGAGCACCACTCACCAGAATGTTAAGCAACTGGCCAGTCGTTTGCAAGATAGCGGATTTTTAAAAATAGAACGCGATCCACGTAATAAAAGAATTTTACGTCTGAAATTCACGGAACAATGCTATAAATACTGGAGAAAAAGAGATGAAGAGGATATTGAATCTATAACGAATTTATTCAATGTTCTGGATGATGAAGAGGTAATTTCTCTCTTTGGCATTATGAACAAACTGGAAAAATTTTCACAAATACAATATAATGAATCTAAAACTAATAAATAA
- a CDS encoding undecaprenyl-phosphate glucose phosphotransferase, with protein MIQQNQKIFNIMLVIIDIIVITLALIFAYFIRFKLGILGFEGNRWGFSIYVLPIIFILPNYLLLYYFFGLYDPQRTKSITSETIKIVKVNFIGLLLLVTILFVVDLSDYSRYLLAIFALFSTIFSIIERLIVRKSLRFARSKGYNIKYILVIGAGDLGEKFTRKIKLNEYVGYKLIGFLDDNIEKKTEIAGSPVIGKIEDLEEIILTKEIDRIVITLSPRHSKLLEHIIDTCEKYGVKAEIVPDYYRYFPARPYIDMIDNIPLINIRYVPLDNSFNKALKRFLDILMAIGGIMIFSPLLIFTTIMVKKSSPGPIIFKQERVGLHRATFEMYKFRSMKVQAGDEEVSQWTTEDDPRKTKFGSFIRKTSIDELPQLFNILKGDMSLIGPRPERPLFVEKFREEIPHYMIKHHVRPGMTGWAQVHGWRGDTSIKKRIEYDLYYVENWTLSLDVKIFFLTFTNGFTDQNAY; from the coding sequence ATGATTCAGCAGAACCAGAAAATATTCAATATAATGCTGGTAATTATAGATATAATTGTAATCACCTTAGCACTGATTTTTGCCTATTTTATTAGATTTAAACTAGGAATACTAGGATTTGAGGGTAATAGGTGGGGATTTTCCATATATGTTTTACCTATAATCTTTATTTTACCAAATTATCTCCTACTTTACTACTTTTTTGGATTATATGACCCTCAAAGAACCAAAAGTATAACTTCCGAAACCATAAAAATCGTTAAGGTCAATTTTATTGGATTATTGCTACTGGTAACCATATTATTTGTAGTTGATCTTTCAGACTATTCCCGTTACTTGCTGGCCATTTTCGCATTATTCTCTACCATATTTTCAATAATAGAGCGATTAATTGTAAGGAAATCATTACGATTCGCCCGAAGTAAAGGATATAATATTAAATATATTTTAGTAATTGGGGCAGGGGATCTTGGTGAGAAGTTCACCCGTAAAATAAAACTCAATGAATATGTCGGGTACAAATTAATTGGGTTTTTAGATGATAATATAGAAAAAAAAACTGAAATAGCAGGTTCACCAGTAATAGGAAAAATTGAAGATTTAGAAGAAATTATTCTTACCAAAGAAATTGATAGAATCGTAATAACCCTTTCTCCTCGCCATTCTAAATTGTTAGAACACATAATTGATACTTGTGAAAAATATGGGGTTAAAGCAGAAATTGTTCCTGATTACTATCGCTATTTCCCAGCAAGGCCATACATTGATATGATAGATAACATCCCTTTAATTAATATACGCTATGTTCCATTAGATAATTCTTTTAATAAAGCTCTGAAGCGATTTTTAGACATTTTGATGGCAATAGGGGGGATAATGATATTTTCACCACTACTCATTTTCACCACAATTATGGTCAAAAAAAGCTCTCCTGGACCAATTATATTCAAACAGGAACGTGTTGGATTACATAGAGCAACATTCGAGATGTATAAATTCCGTAGCATGAAAGTACAGGCCGGTGACGAAGAAGTGTCCCAATGGACCACAGAAGACGACCCCCGAAAGACAAAATTTGGTTCTTTCATAAGAAAAACTAGTATAGATGAATTACCACAATTATTTAATATATTAAAAGGAGATATGAGTCTTATTGGTCCAAGACCAGAACGTCCTCTTTTTGTGGAAAAATTCAGAGAAGAAATACCACATTACATGATTAAACATCACGTTAGACCCGGAATGACTGGATGGGCCCAAGTTCATGGCTGGAGAGGAGATACCTCAATAAAAAAGAGAATAGAATATGATTTATATTATGTGGAGAACTGGACCCTTAGTTTAGATGTGAAAATATTTTTCCTTACATTTACCAATGGTTTTACTGATCAAAATGCTTATTAA
- a CDS encoding glycosyltransferase family 2 protein — MDLSIIVVNYRTYNLTKQTIESVITKNHPFKYDIYVVDNASEDGSLEKLQKNFSKEMQDGLIKFIASTKNKGFSYANNLALKETSSNYILLLNSDTIVVDDCLEKCLNYMESHTQTGALGCKVVLPDGTLDKACRRSFPDVSVSFYRMIGLSRLFPKSPRFGKYNLCYLDNDGVYPIDCLVGAFMIVNSEAIKEIGLLDENFFMYGEDIDWCYRIKEAGWQIIYYGDAQIIHYKGSSSQKQKSKLIYEFYRAMYIFYNKHYKKQSSVLTTALTYAGIGAIFGLKLFLNLFKKSG, encoded by the coding sequence ATGGACTTATCCATAATAGTAGTAAATTACCGCACATATAATTTAACAAAACAGACTATTGAGTCGGTAATTACCAAAAATCACCCATTTAAATATGACATTTATGTTGTGGACAATGCTTCTGAGGATGGTAGTCTTGAAAAACTACAGAAAAATTTTTCAAAAGAAATGCAAGATGGATTAATAAAATTTATTGCTAGTACTAAAAATAAAGGATTTTCCTATGCTAATAACCTGGCTTTGAAAGAGACATCCTCCAATTACATATTATTACTTAATTCCGATACCATAGTAGTTGATGACTGCCTAGAAAAGTGTTTGAATTACATGGAATCCCACACCCAAACTGGAGCCCTGGGATGTAAAGTGGTTTTACCTGATGGAACATTAGATAAGGCCTGTCGAAGAAGTTTTCCAGATGTTAGTGTTTCTTTTTATCGGATGATTGGGCTTTCACGTCTTTTCCCAAAGAGTCCGCGTTTTGGAAAATACAACCTTTGTTATTTAGATAATGATGGAGTTTACCCTATTGATTGTCTGGTGGGTGCATTCATGATAGTAAATTCAGAAGCAATTAAAGAGATAGGGCTTTTAGATGAAAATTTCTTCATGTATGGTGAAGATATTGACTGGTGCTATCGAATAAAAGAAGCTGGCTGGCAGATAATATATTATGGTGATGCACAGATAATTCATTATAAAGGATCCAGCAGCCAGAAGCAAAAATCAAAACTAATATATGAATTTTACAGGGCCATGTATATTTTTTATAATAAGCATTATAAAAAACAGAGCTCTGTATTAACAACTGCTTTAACTTACGCAGGGATAGGGGCAATATTTGGGTTAAAGCTCTTTTTGAATCTTTTCAAAAAATCAGGATAA
- a CDS encoding glycosyltransferase family 2 protein codes for MNLAIIIPNYNGKHFLKECFESLKNQNYPFDVIVIDNASEDGSIEYIKENYPEFILIQNKKNLGFATAVNQGINLSKSEYVFLLNNDVELETDCIPSIVDCLEKDDKTFAVTSKMVQYQNRNKIDDAGDEYTILGWTRKVGHNKSPKDYIQKRETFSACAGAAIYRKSVFDEIGLFDENFFAYMEDVDISYRARIHGYKCIYCPEAVVYHRGSGTSGSRYNKFKIKLAARNNVYVPYKNMPWPQLILNLPFLFLGYFIKYLFFMKKGYGKTYLDGLKEGFLSLGKVKKVKYLNKNLVNYFEIEGLLIKNTLKFLFF; via the coding sequence GTGAATCTAGCGATTATTATACCTAATTATAATGGTAAACATTTCCTTAAAGAGTGTTTTGAATCTTTAAAAAACCAAAATTATCCTTTTGATGTGATTGTCATAGATAATGCCTCAGAAGATGGAAGCATTGAATACATTAAAGAAAATTATCCTGAATTCATTCTAATACAAAATAAAAAAAATTTAGGGTTTGCTACTGCAGTTAACCAGGGCATAAACCTATCCAAATCAGAATATGTTTTTTTGCTGAATAATGATGTGGAATTAGAAACAGATTGCATTCCTAGTATTGTGGATTGCCTGGAAAAAGATGATAAAACATTTGCTGTAACTTCTAAAATGGTTCAGTACCAGAATAGGAATAAAATAGATGATGCTGGTGATGAATACACCATATTGGGATGGACTAGAAAGGTAGGGCATAATAAATCCCCAAAAGACTATATTCAAAAAAGAGAAACCTTCAGCGCATGTGCGGGAGCAGCAATTTATAGAAAAAGCGTTTTTGATGAAATAGGGCTTTTTGATGAAAATTTCTTTGCATATATGGAGGATGTGGATATAAGTTACCGGGCCAGAATTCATGGTTATAAATGTATTTACTGTCCAGAAGCTGTGGTTTATCATAGAGGAAGCGGAACAAGCGGCAGCCGTTATAATAAATTTAAAATCAAATTGGCGGCCCGAAATAATGTATATGTTCCCTACAAAAACATGCCATGGCCCCAGCTGATTCTGAATTTGCCCTTTTTATTCTTAGGATATTTTATTAAATATCTTTTTTTCATGAAAAAAGGTTATGGGAAAACTTATTTAGATGGATTAAAAGAAGGATTCCTTTCTTTAGGTAAAGTAAAAAAAGTAAAATATTTAAATAAAAATTTAGTTAATTACTTTGAAATTGAAGGATTATTGATTAAAAATACTCTAAAATTCCTATTTTTTTAA
- a CDS encoding ABC transporter ATP-binding protein translates to MGETVIKVENVGMEFNLSQEKTDNLKEYVIKLLKRELMYQSFWALKDVSFEVKKGDKLGVLGLNGAGKSTLLKLISGVMKPTHGNIELMGRISPLLELGAGFDPSYTGRENIFLNGAMLGYTKEFIESKFDEIVNFSEIGEFIDVPLKNYSSGMVARLGFSIATTVEPEILILDEVLAVGDAKFKEKSEKRMKSFLNEDVTVLFVSHSIDQVKSLCNKAIWLEKGKLIMQGSVEEVSEKYEQSIHQVNR, encoded by the coding sequence TTGGGAGAAACAGTTATCAAGGTTGAAAATGTTGGAATGGAGTTCAATTTAAGCCAGGAAAAAACAGATAACCTTAAAGAGTACGTTATTAAACTTCTAAAAAGAGAACTTATGTATCAGTCCTTTTGGGCCCTGAAAGACGTTTCATTTGAAGTAAAGAAAGGAGATAAATTAGGAGTCCTTGGATTAAATGGTGCTGGCAAGAGTACTTTGCTCAAACTCATATCAGGAGTTATGAAACCTACTCATGGCAATATTGAGTTAATGGGTCGCATATCGCCTTTACTGGAGCTTGGAGCAGGATTTGATCCTAGTTATACTGGTAGGGAGAATATTTTTCTTAACGGCGCAATGTTAGGTTATACTAAAGAGTTTATAGAAAGTAAATTCGATGAGATCGTGAATTTCTCTGAGATTGGAGAGTTCATAGATGTTCCCTTAAAAAATTATTCTTCAGGCATGGTGGCCCGGCTGGGTTTTTCCATTGCCACAACTGTGGAACCTGAAATATTAATTTTGGATGAAGTATTAGCCGTTGGAGACGCCAAATTTAAGGAAAAGAGTGAAAAAAGAATGAAATCATTCCTCAATGAAGACGTTACTGTTTTATTTGTTTCACATTCTATTGATCAGGTGAAAAGCCTGTGTAATAAAGCAATATGGCTTGAAAAAGGCAAGTTAATTATGCAAGGCTCTGTAGAAGAAGTAAGTGAAAAATATGAACAGAGTATTCACCAAGTTAATAGATAA
- a CDS encoding ABC transporter permease has translation MIFEEIFGHRFLSNFNKYKFLLAELIKRDVKLKYRRSVLGIFWSFLQPLFTMIILTIVFSQLFKNNIENYPVYLLTGKLVFDYYAAGSRAAMGSIISNASMIKKVYIPKYMYSLGVIFSNLVTFLMSMIVLFLVMIATQAPFTIFILSALVPILLLLMFTIGVGLIVATLTVFFRDIEHLYGVFLTMLMYATPIMYPAEIVPESFRWIQTFNPLYAIISLFRASILYGAYFDQGQLIFGTVSAIASIVLGIALFYKYQDKFILYI, from the coding sequence ATGATCTTTGAAGAAATATTTGGCCATAGATTCTTATCTAATTTCAATAAATATAAGTTTCTACTTGCTGAATTAATTAAAAGGGATGTTAAGCTGAAATACAGAAGATCCGTCCTGGGAATATTCTGGAGTTTCCTGCAGCCATTATTTACCATGATAATATTGACTATCGTATTTTCACAGCTTTTTAAGAACAATATCGAAAATTATCCCGTTTACTTATTAACTGGAAAACTTGTATTTGATTATTACGCTGCGGGAAGTAGGGCAGCTATGGGATCTATTATCAGTAATGCCTCCATGATCAAAAAAGTTTATATTCCAAAGTATATGTACTCCCTCGGAGTGATATTTTCTAATTTGGTCACATTTTTAATGTCAATGATTGTCCTGTTTTTAGTAATGATAGCCACCCAAGCCCCATTTACAATTTTCATTCTTTCAGCGCTGGTGCCTATTTTACTTCTTTTAATGTTTACCATTGGAGTTGGATTGATAGTAGCCACATTAACCGTGTTTTTCAGAGATATAGAACATTTATACGGTGTTTTTCTTACCATGTTAATGTATGCTACCCCTATTATGTATCCAGCCGAAATTGTACCTGAAAGTTTCAGATGGATTCAAACTTTCAACCCATTATATGCTATAATAAGTCTTTTTAGAGCTTCAATTTTATATGGGGCCTATTTTGATCAAGGGCAACTAATATTCGGGACGGTTTCCGCAATAGCGTCCATTGTTTTAGGAATAGCTTTGTTTTATAAATATCAGGATAAATTTATATTATACATTTAA
- a CDS encoding UDP-glucose/GDP-mannose dehydrogenase family protein — protein MKITIIGTGYVGLVTGTCLSEMGNNVYCVDIDGDKIKNLKKGIIPIYEPGLEELVVRNFEHGNLIFTNNLKEGLDNSDICFIAVGTPVGEDGSADLQYVLEAAQQIGQTMSSDLIVINKSTVPVGTADKVKDIIIKELDERKLDHDISVVSNPEFLKEGAAVDDFMKPDRVVIGCDEDKVIEILKELYAPFIRNQERFINMDVKSAEMTKYASNAMLASRISFMNEMANICERVGADINNVRIGMGSDSRIGYSFLYAGCGYGGSCFPKDIKALIRTSKDYEYNSGLLKEIEAVNENQKLVLVNKIINRFGDDLSNFTFAVWGLSFKPETDDMREASSTVIINKLTKLGAKIIAYDPQAMKVARKYYFEGNANLKFEDNKYDVLNDADALILITEWKEFRSPDFEEIEKRIKNKIIFDGRNQFNKEILHNIGFEYFQIGN, from the coding sequence ATGAAAATTACAATTATTGGAACAGGATATGTTGGATTAGTTACAGGCACATGTCTCTCAGAAATGGGAAATAATGTATATTGTGTTGATATTGATGGTGATAAAATTAAGAACCTTAAAAAAGGAATTATCCCCATTTATGAACCTGGCCTGGAAGAATTAGTTGTTAGAAATTTTGAGCACGGAAATCTGATTTTTACCAATAATTTAAAAGAAGGCCTGGACAATTCAGATATATGTTTCATAGCTGTGGGAACACCCGTTGGTGAAGATGGAAGTGCTGATTTACAGTACGTTCTGGAAGCGGCACAGCAAATTGGGCAAACAATGTCAAGTGATCTTATTGTCATAAATAAATCCACTGTACCTGTGGGAACGGCCGATAAAGTAAAAGATATCATTATTAAAGAATTGGATGAAAGAAAGTTGGATCATGATATTTCCGTAGTTTCAAACCCAGAATTCTTAAAAGAAGGTGCTGCAGTCGATGATTTTATGAAACCAGACCGTGTGGTAATTGGTTGTGATGAAGATAAGGTTATTGAAATATTAAAGGAATTATACGCTCCGTTTATACGAAACCAGGAACGATTTATAAATATGGATGTGAAAAGCGCAGAAATGACTAAATACGCTTCAAATGCCATGTTAGCCTCGCGTATATCCTTCATGAATGAAATGGCTAATATTTGTGAAAGGGTGGGAGCAGATATCAATAATGTGCGGATTGGAATGGGTAGTGATAGTAGAATAGGCTACAGTTTCTTATATGCTGGATGTGGATATGGGGGAAGTTGCTTTCCAAAGGATATTAAGGCATTAATACGAACTTCTAAAGATTATGAATACAACTCTGGTTTATTAAAAGAAATAGAAGCCGTGAATGAAAATCAAAAGTTAGTACTGGTGAATAAAATAATAAATCGATTTGGTGACGACTTATCAAATTTCACTTTTGCCGTATGGGGTTTATCATTTAAACCAGAAACTGATGACATGAGAGAAGCTTCTTCTACAGTTATTATTAATAAGTTAACTAAATTAGGAGCTAAAATAATTGCTTATGATCCTCAAGCCATGAAAGTGGCCAGAAAATATTACTTTGAGGGTAATGCTAACCTGAAATTTGAGGATAATAAATACGATGTTCTTAATGATGCAGATGCTCTAATATTAATTACCGAATGGAAAGAGTTTAGAAGCCCTGATTTTGAAGAAATAGAAAAAAGGATTAAAAACAAGATTATCTTTGATGGTAGGAATCAGTTCAATAAGGAAATTTTACATAATATTGGATTTGAATATTTCCAGATAGGTAATTAA
- a CDS encoding acyltransferase family protein, translating into MRDLKLDNLKGLAMVLIVFGHFFEQTILMDFQIPYFIYICRCALAMPIFVFVSGYLSKTASDSGTKAFRNIFMPYLLFSTLWIIFSFLKDGNLSLENYFFPAAGLWYLLCLFYWRTFLPALDKFKYPILLSIIPVLYLGTLNINFDFLAISRAISFLPIFLFGFYFKEIKEKIKIKNIYVAVIGFIVSLSIFAFAIQNHGAIMSFKRSYSELGLSDPKGILLTLFVLIASMVVLTLLYSFMTSNKTFLTKIGKNSLVVYVFHFYIFLSMPQILTNLGLNFILNNTYYSILYAVLLPSLVLYILSRDVLTEWTNKLIFVFTKFITKNPDKNKISD; encoded by the coding sequence ATGCGCGACCTTAAATTAGACAATCTAAAAGGCCTAGCAATGGTTCTAATTGTTTTTGGACATTTTTTTGAACAAACAATATTAATGGATTTTCAAATACCATATTTTATTTATATTTGCCGTTGCGCATTAGCTATGCCAATCTTTGTATTTGTAAGTGGTTATCTCTCTAAAACCGCTTCGGATAGTGGAACTAAAGCTTTTCGAAATATTTTCATGCCATATTTATTATTTAGCACACTTTGGATAATTTTCTCATTTTTAAAAGATGGGAATCTATCTTTAGAAAATTATTTCTTCCCAGCAGCAGGTTTATGGTATTTATTATGTCTATTTTATTGGAGAACTTTTTTGCCCGCCCTGGATAAATTTAAATATCCCATTTTATTAAGTATTATTCCAGTTCTATATTTAGGAACACTAAACATAAATTTTGATTTTTTAGCCATATCAAGAGCTATTTCTTTTCTACCAATATTTCTATTTGGTTTCTATTTCAAAGAAATTAAAGAAAAAATAAAAATAAAAAATATATATGTTGCAGTAATAGGTTTTATTGTTTCTTTATCAATATTCGCATTTGCAATCCAAAACCATGGTGCAATAATGAGTTTTAAACGTTCTTACAGTGAATTAGGTTTAAGTGATCCTAAAGGAATATTACTAACATTATTTGTCCTGATAGCATCCATGGTAGTTCTCACATTATTATATTCTTTCATGACATCCAATAAAACGTTTTTAACAAAAATCGGGAAAAATTCACTTGTTGTGTATGTGTTCCATTTCTACATTTTTCTCTCAATGCCACAAATATTAACAAATCTTGGATTAAACTTTATTTTGAATAATACCTACTATTCAATTTTATATGCAGTTTTGTTGCCGAGCCTAGTTTTATATATTCTTTCAAGAGATGTTTTAACTGAATGGACTAATAAACTCATTTTTGTATTCACAAAATTCATTACTAAAAATCCAGATAAAAACAAAATTAGTGATTGA